The nucleotide window CGCACACTGATCGCTGCCGAGCTGGTGTTCGGGGCCAGCAGTGGCAAAGGCGGGCTGGGTTGGTACATCTTCCAGAACCGCAACGAGCTGTACACCGACAAGGTGTTTGCCGGGTTGGCGGTGGTGATCCTGATCGGCTTGCTGGTGGAAGGGCTGGTGTTCAATACCCTGGAGCGGTTGACCGTTCGCCGCTGGGGGATGCAGCGCTGACGCGCATGTGCTTGGTTGGCCCGATCGTCGGCTTGCCGGTGATCGGCCTGATGTTGTCGGCCCAAATGGCGTAGCTCTGAAACACGTTCAAATATTTTCAAGCCGACTTGTCGTATAACTTGTAAGAAAATTCCTAATTTAGCATCGATCTCCGCAGAACGATTGCGTTGGAGTTTTTCCGTGCCTAGCCTGTTCCGCTCAATTGTTTACGAGGAACAGTAACCATGGCTTTCGACGCTTATATTCAAATCGCGGAAATCGCTGGCGAAGCAAAGGACGAGCAATACAGCAACTGGATCGAGATCCTTGGCTACACGTTCGGCAGCAGCCAAAGCGCCTCCGCCACCGCCAGTTCCGCAGGCGGCGCCACTTCCGGGCGTACCACCCTGAGCAACCTCACCTTCACCAAGTACCTGGACAACGCCAGTTGCAAACTGCTCGAAGCCAGTTGCGCCGGGCAGCACCTGAAAGAGGTGAGGCTGGTCGTCTGCCGCGCCGGTGGGGACAAGCTCAAATACTACGAAGTGGTGCTCGAAGAAGTGATCATCGCCGACTATGCACAAAGCGCGCATGCCGGCGTGCCGACTGAAATCATCCAGCTCGACTACGGCCGTATCAAGACCACCTACACCCGGCAGCAACGCGCCGATGGCCGTGCCGGCGGCAATGTGACCGGTGGCTGGGACCGGATTGCCAACAAGAAGTTTGCGTGAGGAACGACCATGTCCGAGGCACGCAGCTTTATAAATCCCAAGGCACAGAATTACGCGACGCTGAAGAACGGTACACCGATGAACGCCAACCAGCAGGCCAAGTTCGATGTGCTCAATGGGCATATCGTCAACACCGTGGTCTTGGCCGGCGAACTGGTGATCGTCGGTGACCCCGATACTTCTTCCTGCACCAGCCATGAAGCCTTTCTCATGGGCAAGGCGGCTGGCATCCACCGCGACATCATGCTCAACGGGGGCGGTGTTGACGGTTTCATGCTGGATAACTTCGAGATGCTGCAAAGTCTACTGGCCCATGCATCGATGGGGGCAGGGGCAGCGAGCGATGGCTGGGCCAGGTATCTGGATGCAATCAAGAAGACGCTGGAACAGATCGAGCTACTGCACCGCGAGCATATGAGTGGTGGTGTGTTCAGGGCGCGGGAAGAGTTCTATGCCAAGCGTGTGGAGCTGTTCAGGACGTTGGACGAACAGCTGGGGAGGACGGCCGCCTATGGCTCGGGTCTACGAAATCAGGGATCGATCAAGCGAATGCTGCAGCTTTCCACCAAGCGTTATCTGAATGCTGGGGAGATATCCGGGTATGCAGAGAAGGTAACGGGAGTGGCGAAGGCTGCGAGTCTGATCAAGAAAGGGGCCTACATCGGGGTTGCGTTGGATGTAGCCGCTACTGGGCTGGAAATTAAAAAAGCTTGTACTCTGGGGCGGGAAAAGGAGTGTGCCAGAGCTAAGTACGTAGAGGGTGGTTCTCTGTTATTAGGTTTGACTGGAAGTAGTATTGTGGGCGCTTATGGCGGTGCAATCGCCACCGGGGCATGCGCGTTTGTGCTAGGAATTACAACAGGTCCTGGCTCTTTGGTTTGCGGAGTGGTCGGCGGGGCGGTTGGGGGAGCAGTCGGCGGCGAGATCTTTGGGGGATGGGGTGAAATTGCAGGTGATTTCCTATATCGCAAGGTTTCAGAATGACTATGTTTGAGCCTGGCCTGATTGTCTTGATGATCTTTGGCTTGGGAGTAATAACTCTGCTTGTCCTGGTTTATGTTGCTTATGCATGTTTAGATAGGGCTGAATCCCTTTTGGAGAAGTCTAGATATATACAGGGCGTTAAGGAAGGCTTTTTTCATGCTGGTATGCCGGGTAAGGTTTTACGTGTGTGCAGTATTGCCTTTCTTTTGACAATGCCAGGCCCCTACGTACAGCGTGGACTAGCAAACTCCGACGAGATAAAGAGATTTCCGAGGTCGCTGAGATTTTTGTTAATTGGGCTATGGCTAGCATTGACGATTGAAGTCTTAGCTATGCTGGCGTTTCAGGCTTGGCTTTATTATGTTTGAATTGCCTTGGGTGGCAGTCGTAAGCTCTTTGGGCCTGAGTGACTTTGTGAGGGGAAAAGGGCTGGTTGATGCTCCAGAGGTACGAGCAGTAACTGAGTACATCGAAAGGCTACTGATTTCGCTGTGGCTCACGAACCTTGTCGTTGTCAGCATTTTGCATGTGGGTAGGGGCTTTACGAAACTGATTGCCAGGTGACCACTCCTACGGTGATTTGCAATAATTTACGGTGAGTAATAAAGCGTGAGCAGTCTTGAGATGAATGTGGTCGCGATTTGTTTTTTCTGCTTGGGTATGGTTGCGCTTTTAGTGAAAATATATGTCGCCATAAGATATCTTGATGAGATTGAAGGTCTGCTATCAAAAAGCAGTTTTGTATCGGGGAATAGGAAGCTTTATTTGCACGCAGGCATCATCGGTAAGATTATGCGTATCTGTACCATATCAACACTTCTGAGCACGCCATACCTATTTGCTCGCAAGGGATTGGTTGACGAGGCGCAACTGCAGAACTTTCCGACGCGTATGAAAAGACTGCTTATAGTAACGTGGTGCACAATGTGTATTTCTTCAGTCGCATTCCTCGCGCTCGGGTCTTTTTAAGAAAGTGTTTGGAGGAAGCGCGCAGGCTGCAGTGTGATGCGCGGTGCTCAATTTCGCCTTGTCTGACGAAGCTTGCCGGGAAGATGGGAGCAACAAGGTTGTTGGTTTGACCCGCTTGGGAGGCGAGTGTGTGGAAAGAGGATTGAATGAAATCGACAGTTGAAGTAATAGGAATGTCCATGTTGTTATTCTGGATAATGATCAGTGTGGGTATTATGATTTACCTAGCCTGCCGATATCTTGATTTGGTTGAATCGAACCTGTCGGGATGCAGTTATGTACGAAGTAATCGGTTAAGTTTCTCATCGGCGGGTTTGCTAGGTAAAGTGTTGCGCATCTGCCTGGCCGCAAATATGCTTATGATGCCCGGTGTCTTTGTTAGCAAAGGTGTTGCGGATGCTTCCGAAATATTGCGCTTTCCAAAGGATCTGAAAATTAAAATTCTAGTTTCGTGGGGAGGGCTAATGACTTCTACGGTTGTTTTTGTTGTTGCCCATAATGTTCTGAAGCTTTTAAGCTTGCCCAGTTGATTATATCGGCTTAATTTATTATTAATCGGAGGGGTAAAGTGCCACTTTGCTATAAGTGGCTTGTGCTCTACTTTCATCTCGCAATTGCAGGCCAGGTTCTTAGCCATGGGAAATCGAGACTTGCTGGTGGGTGAGCCTTAAGCTCAATGGCCATCCTGATACTGTGCCGCCGCTTCAACGAGTGTCCTGGCAATCTCCATGCGTAGCTGGCTGGGCTGTTCGATCACCACGCCTGCTCCCTGGCTCAGCACCCACCAGCGCAACCCCCAGCCATCCTCCACGGTGGCCCGCAGCCGATGGCCCTGCTCCAGCGCTGTCAGCTGCATATCGACACTCAACGGCGCTTCACGCAACTGTCGGGCCAGCAGGTCGCTGACCCAGGCCTGTAGCTCGACCCCTTCACCTTGCGCCGGCTGCAGCGAACCACCGCGCAAAAAACCCTGCAGATCGAAATTCCCACGCAACTCGCCAGCAACGTTCGCCGACCAGTGCCAGCCAAACGGAATGCTCTTGTCATTGCGCTCCAGCGGAAATATCAGCGACAGCTCATTGAGATCACGCTCGACAGTGCGTTTGCTGACGGTGAAGCCCACGTCACGCAGGCGCCAGACCAATTCGGCGCTGGTAATGCCAGGGGAACGGCTGGGCAACTGGCGCAGCAGCGCCCACTGTCGGCTGAGGGTGGCGCGAGTGGTGGCGAACGGCAAAAGATAACGTCCTTGTCTAGGCTTGCCGCAATAGGATGGCGGCAGGCGTGGGTCATGGCAATTGGCCACAGCCTGCTCAGATCAAGGAAGTCGCATTTGGTTGCCTGGTGCCGAATCGTTCGCGACAGGTTTTGACGTTACGTCACGCAGAATCACGCCTCATCACAGCCGAAGGTTGGGGTTGTGTGTCGTTCAATGAGGATGAACATGTCTGCTGCCAGCAATATCCATTCGCTGCTTGCCCGCCTTTTGCCCGAGCGGGTCATTGCCCCACCGGCCGCTGTCGGGAGGCGACAGCGACTGTTTGCCGGGATCGGGTTGCCCAGCCAGCGCTCGCTGCTGGTCAGCCGCCTGGACGAAGCCAGCGACTTGCAGACGGTTTACGTCGACCTGCGCCGCCAGGCCTTGCAAGGCAATGTGGCGGCGCTCAACGACCTTGGCTGGATCTGGCTCAACGGCAAATACTGGCGTGCTGACACCGTGTTGGCCGGCCACCTGTTGCGCATGGCGGCCCTGCAAGGCAATGCCGCGGCGTGGTTCAACCTTGGGCAGCAACATTACTTCGGCAAAGGTATCGAACCCTCTTACCTACAGGCGGCGGAGTGCTACCGGCAGGCTTTCGAGCGGGGCATGCTGCATGCCGCTGCTGCGCTGGGTGACCTGTACGAGGAAGAAGTGTGCGATGGCAGCCTGCAGTGGCAGGTAGACCTGGTACAGGCCTACCAGTGGTTCTTGCGCGGGGCCGAGCATGGCGAGGCACGCTGCCGTTTCGAGGTGGGCTACCGGTTGATGCACGGGCTGTACGTGGAGGCTGATCTCAAGGCCGCACTGTACTGGCTGGAGCTGGCGG belongs to Pseudomonas asiatica and includes:
- a CDS encoding Hcp family type VI secretion system effector, which produces MAFDAYIQIAEIAGEAKDEQYSNWIEILGYTFGSSQSASATASSAGGATSGRTTLSNLTFTKYLDNASCKLLEASCAGQHLKEVRLVVCRAGGDKLKYYEVVLEEVIIADYAQSAHAGVPTEIIQLDYGRIKTTYTRQQRADGRAGGNVTGGWDRIANKKFA
- a CDS encoding WCX domain-containing protein, whose protein sequence is MPFATTRATLSRQWALLRQLPSRSPGITSAELVWRLRDVGFTVSKRTVERDLNELSLIFPLERNDKSIPFGWHWSANVAGELRGNFDLQGFLRGGSLQPAQGEGVELQAWVSDLLARQLREAPLSVDMQLTALEQGHRLRATVEDGWGLRWWVLSQGAGVVIEQPSQLRMEIARTLVEAAAQYQDGH
- a CDS encoding tetratricopeptide repeat protein, whose product is MSAASNIHSLLARLLPERVIAPPAAVGRRQRLFAGIGLPSQRSLLVSRLDEASDLQTVYVDLRRQALQGNVAALNDLGWIWLNGKYWRADTVLAGHLLRMAALQGNAAAWFNLGQQHYFGKGIEPSYLQAAECYRQAFERGMLHAAAALGDLYEEEVCDGSLQWQVDLVQAYQWFLRGAEHGEARCRFEVGYRLMHGLYVEADLKAALYWLELAAAAGVVQAAEELAVHFSSRDEGRYQEWRDRAVQMGSTLALTMKLEDQIQP